One Candidatus Nitrososphaera evergladensis SR1 genomic window, GGTGATCTGCCGGCCCCGGGAGGATCAACAGCAGATTATTGTCCCATTATCGCGGCACATGCTTTTGCAGGCAATGGAAAAACTGGGCATAAACGCCAAGTCCCTAGAATCACTCACAGTTGAACAGCTTCACGACCTCTTCAATAGGCTGAGCAATCTGACTGCCGCTGCTGCAGCAGCTCCTAACAACAGCAGCAATCAAAAGGAAAGATATCCACTGCATGTAGACGGCGGTGTCGCCGTTTTGTCGCCCATCGACAAGCGTATGCTAAAGCTCTTGCTCGCATCAAACGGCGACATTTCATCAATGACCTTGTCAAAAGAGCTTGGAATCCCGCTTACAACCATCCAGAGGAGGCGCAAGCGGCTTGTAGAGTTTCTGGACATCTCTTGCACTCTGGCATTGAGGAAATTCGACCTGCGCTCAATCACGTTCTTTATAGCAGCAGAAAACGGGATGTCGACAAGCATCGCCAAGGAAATCCTGACATGGCCAAGCGTAATGTCCGTGGCAAGGACGCTGAGCAACAACAACATCGACATAAAGGCAGACGTAGTTCTAAAGACAAACAAGGAAATCATCGATTTTTCCGAGAAGATAAAAATGATGCCTGGAGTAAAAGAGCTCTTTTGGACCGAGTCGATAGAATTGATAGGAAAGAATAACGACATGCTTTATTCCAAAATCGATTCCTCTTAGAGAGGCCCTCTTTCGTTTATCTGCCTACTAGTGAGCTGCACGCGCCTGAAATCTCTCTCTCTCTTGCTTTGCCGCTTGTGGCTGTGTCTTGCGCAGCTGGCAAGTTTTTTATGCAATGCTCACGCATACACCATGACAGCAACAAAAGACGGTGAAAAAAGAAACAATGAAAAAGTTTTGCGGCAGGTGCAAAAAAGAGATTCCGCCGTATTCGCAATACCTGCTTTGCGGCGACTGTCACAAAAAGGTCGCGCTTGCAGAAGACGACAGGGAGTTTTTTGAAAACTCGCGCGTGCACTGGCGCTAGACTCTAGCGCCCGTGCTTTCTCCATATTCCAACCCACAGAAACGTCAGCAGGGCAAATGCAAACACGCTGATGCCGGTCGAAAGGTGGCTTGCCACTGCTATCGGGTGCAGGTGGGTAGTCACCGTGATAAAGCCAAGCGCAAGCTGCCATGAGACTATGGCAGCCGCAATCACTGCTGCCATCTTGGCCCTCCTTATGCTTGAAGGGACGATTATTGCAGTTGCATAGACAAAG contains:
- a CDS encoding Lrp/AsnC family transcriptional regulator codes for the protein MSSSSFQERQKNDSSSSSSEVICRPREDQQQIIVPLSRHMLLQAMEKLGINAKSLESLTVEQLHDLFNRLSNLTAAAAAAPNNSSNQKERYPLHVDGGVAVLSPIDKRMLKLLLASNGDISSMTLSKELGIPLTTIQRRRKRLVEFLDISCTLALRKFDLRSITFFIAAENGMSTSIAKEILTWPSVMSVARTLSNNNIDIKADVVLKTNKEIIDFSEKIKMMPGVKELFWTESIELIGKNNDMLYSKIDSS